From the genome of Fundidesulfovibrio magnetotacticus:
CGTGGCCGCGCCCCTGGCCTGGCCGCCGCCCTGGTGGCCGTCTGGCGCGCCCTGAGACGCCGGGGCGGGGTAGACTCCATCCGGCTCAACTTCGACGCCCACAAGGTCCGCGAGGCGCACGAGCGGTTCGTGGGCAAGGCCTGAGACGAAAAAGCCCCGGCGCTGGGCCGGGGCTTTCATCTTCATGTCAGGGGCGGTTCACTCGAAGGCCAGCACGAGCCGCTTGCCCATGGCGGCGGCGGCGCGGTCCAGGGTCTTGAGCGAGGGCCAGTGCCGGGGGTCTTCCAGCCGCTTGGCCGACGGCCAGGAGGTTTCCAGGGCGCGGGCGAGTTCGGACAGGGTGCGCTCTCCACGAGCGAAACGCACCAGAAGGGCGGCCTGCACCTTGGCGTCCGGGGCGATGGCGTGCGAACCGGACACGCAGGGGCCGGGCACGGGGATGT
Proteins encoded in this window:
- a CDS encoding type II toxin-antitoxin system HicB family antitoxin, which encodes MDIRYHAVFEPQAEGGFFVRFLDFEDTFTQGETEEECLFNAAEVLTGMLSLKLEDGIDIPVPGPCVSGSHAIAPDAKVQAALLVRFARGERTLSELARALETSWPSAKRLEDPRHWPSLKTLDRAAAAMGKRLVLAFE